Proteins encoded by one window of Antechinus flavipes isolate AdamAnt ecotype Samford, QLD, Australia chromosome 4, AdamAnt_v2, whole genome shotgun sequence:
- the ZNHIT1 gene encoding zinc finger HIT domain-containing protein 1, with protein sequence MVEKKTSVRSQDPGQRRVLDRAARQRRINRQLEALENDNFQDDPHAGLPQLGKRLPQFDDDADTGKKKKKTRGDHFKLRFRKNFQALLEEQNLSVTEGPNYLTACAGPPARPQRPFCAVCGFPSPYTCVSCGARYCTVRCLGTHQETRCLKWTV encoded by the exons ATGGTGGAGAAGAAGACTTCAG TGCGGTCCCAGGATCCCGGACAGCGGCGCGTGCTGGACCGGGCGGCCCGGCAGCGCCGAATCAACAGACAGCTAGAGGCCCTGGAGAACGACAACTTCCAGGATGACCCCCATGCCGGCCTTCCCCAGCTAGGGAAGAGGCTGCCGCAGTTCGACGATGATGCCGACACCG gaaagaaaaagaagaaaactagagGTGATCATTTTAAACTTCGTTTTCGTAAGAACTTCCAGGCCCTTCTGGAAGAGCAg AACTTAAGTGTGACTGAGGGCCCTAACTATCTCACAGCCTGTGCAGGGCCCCCTGCCCGGCCCCAGCGCCCCTTTTGTGCAGTGTGTGGCTTCCCTTCTCCTTATACTTGTGTTAGCTGTGGAGCTAGATACTGTACAGTCCGATGCCTTGGCACACATCAAGAGACTCG GTGTTTGAAGTGGACAGTGTAA
- the PLOD3 gene encoding multifunctional procollagen lysine hydroxylase and glycosyltransferase LH3 — protein MSSLGSPRLWLRLQLELPPVLLLLLLLLLLGATSALASSSASVADDIANLSGGERVNPDKLLVITAATEETEGYLRFLQSAKFFNYSVQTLGLGEEWRGGDVARTVGGGQKVRWLKKEMEKYAERKDMVIMFVDSYDVLLAGSPKELLWKFLQSGSRLLFSAESFCWPEWGLAERYPTVGNGKRFLNSGGFIGFAPTIHHIVRQWKYKDDDDDQLFYTRLYLDSRLREKLGLALDHKSRIFQNLNGAIDEVVLKFDRNQVRIRNVAYDTLPVVIHGNGPTKLQLNYLGNYIPNGWSPEGGCGFCDRDRIDLQERQLFPKVFLSVFVEQPTPFLPRFLQRLLLIDYPPEKIILFLHNNEVHHEPHIAAAWPQLQDHFSAVKLVGPEEALTPAQARDMAMDNCRQDSECEFYFSLDADAVITNPQTLRNLIEENRKVIAPMLSRHGKLWSNFWGALSPEEYYARSEDYVELVQRKRVGVWNVPYVSQAYLIKGETLRKELPQREMFSQSESDPDMAFCKTVRDKGIFLHLSNQEEFGRLLSTARYRTDHLYPDLWQIFDNPLDWQEQYIHENYSWALDGDGIVEQPCPDVYWFPLLSEQMCDELVEEMENFGQWSGGKHEDSRLAGGYENVPTVDIHMKQLGYEDEWLQFLRTYVGPMTENLFPGYHTKTRAVMNFVVRYRPDEQPSLRPHHDSSTFTLNIALNNKGLDYEGGGCRFLRYDCIVSSPRKGWGLLHPGRLTHYHEGLPTTKGTRYIMVSFVDP, from the exons ATGAGCTCCCTAGGTTCGCCTCGCCTCTGGCTCAGGCTTCAGCTGGAACTGCCCCctgtgttgctgctgctgctgctgctgctgctgctgggagCCACAAGCGCCTTGGCCTCTTCGTCAGCTTCTGTAGCGGATGACATCGCCAACCTCAGCGGTGGGGAGAGAGTCAATCCTG ATAAACTACTAGTAATCACTGCTGCAACAGAAGAGACAGAAGGATATCTGAGATTTCTGCAGTCTGCAAAATTTTTCAATTACTCTGTTCAG ACACTGGGCTTAGGAGAAGAATGGAGAGGAGGAGATGTGGCTCGAACAGTTGGAGGGGGTCAGAAGGTTCGATGGTtgaagaaggagatggagaaataTGCTGAAAGAAAGGACATGGTCATCATGTTTGTAGACAG CTATGATGTACTTCTAGCTGGGAGCCCCAAAGAGTTGCTGTGGAAGTTTCTTCAGAGTGGCAGCCGCTTGCTCTTCTCAGCAGAGAGTTTCTGTTGGCCAGAGTGGGGGCTAGCAGAGAGGTACCCCACTGTGGGAAATGGAAAACGTTTCCTCAATTCTGGAG GTTTCATTGGCTTTGCACCAACTATCCATCATATTGTTCGTCAGTGGAAATacaaggatgatgatgatgaccagTTATTCTACACTCGGCTCTACCTGGATTCTAGACTCAGA GAAAAGCTTGGCCTGGCTTTGGATCACAAATCTCGAATTTTTCAGAATCTCAATGGAGCCATAG ATGAGGTGGTATTAAAGTTTGACCGGAATCAGGTTCGTATTCGGAATGTGGCCTATGACACACTCCCTGTCGTGATCCATGGCAATGGACCCACCAAG CTTCAGTTAAATTACTTGGGAAACTACATCCCTAATGGCTGGTCCCCAGAGGGAGGCTGTGGTTTCTGTGACCGTGACCGGATAGATCTCCAGGAGCGGCAG CTTTTCCCCAAAGTGTTTCTGTCGGTATTTGTGGAACAGCCAACTCCATTCTTGCCTCGATTCCTGCAGAGATTGCTACTCATTGATTATCCACCAGAGAAGATTATACTCTTCCTGCATAATAAT GAAGTCCACCATGAGCCCCATATTGCAGCTGCGTGGCCTCAGCTTCAGGACCATTTCTCTGCTGTGAAGCTTGTTGGACCAGAGGAGGCTCTAACTCCAGCTCAGGCCCGGGACATGGCTAT GGACAACTGTCGTCAGGATTCTGAGTGTGAATTCTATTTTAGCCTGGATGCAGATGCTGTCATCACAAACCCTCAGACTCTACGCAACCTCATTGAGGAGAACAG gAAGGTGATAGCGCCTATGTTGTCCCGACATGGAAAATTATGGTCCAATTTTTGGGGGGCACTGAGTCCTGAGGAGTACTATGCTCGATCTGAAGATTATGTGGAACTGGTGCAGAGGAAACGAGT GGGTGTGTGGAACGTTCCATATGTATCCCAGGCCTATTTGATTAAGGGAGAGACACTTCGGAAGGAGCTGCCCCAGAGAGAAATGTTCTCACAGAGTGAGAGTGATCCTGACATGGCGTTCTGTAAGACTGTCCGTGATAAG ggtATCTTTCTCCATCTCAGCAACCAGGAGGAGTTTGGGCGCCTTTTGTCCACTGCCCGGTACAGAACAGATCACTTATATCCTGACCTCTGGCAGATCTTTGACAATCCTCTG GACTGGCAAGAGCAATACATTCATGAGAATTATAGTTGGGCACTTGATGGGGATGGCATTGTGGAACAG CCATGTCCAGATGTGTACTGGTTTCCACTGCTGTCAGAGCAGATGTGTGATGAACTAGTAGAAGAAATGGAGAACTTTGGCCAGTGGTCTGGGGGAAAGCATGAG GATTCTAGGTTGGCAGGGGGATATGAGAATGTGCCTACTGTGGACATTCATATGAAGCAACTGGGTTATGAAGATGAATGGCTGCAATTCCTGAGAACCTATGTAGGACCCATGACAGAAAACCTATTCCCAGGTTACCACACAAAG ACCCGAGCAGTGATGAACTTTGTGGTCCGGTACAGGCCAGATGAACAACCATCCTTACGACCACATCATGATTCTTCTACTTTCACCCTCAACATTGCTCTCAATAACAAAGGTCTTGACTATGAG GGAGGAGGCTGCCGATTCCTACGATATGACTGCATTGTCTCATCTCCAAGGAAAGGCTGGGGACTTTTGCACCCTGGGCGCCTTACCCACTACCATGAAGGACTGCCTACTACGAAGGGTACACGATACATCATGGTGTCTTTTGTGGATCCCTGA
- the MOGAT3 gene encoding 2-acylglycerol O-acyltransferase 3, translating into MKTPKKQTIEIVSVYHFVFTYLFMGLFFSLLLFFLLFTSFWFLSVLYLIWLYVDWDTPERGGRRFECMRNWKVWEHFRDYYPIRLVKTAELPPDRNYVLGSHPHGIICAGSFCNFATESNGFSRQFPGIRPFLAGLAGLFRLPVYRDYLMSCGACPVSRQSLDFVLSGPQRGQAVIILVGGANESLYGVPGEHCLTLLNRKGFVRLALRHGAFLVPVYSFGENELFTQASFGIGTWQRALQTAFKNILGFAPCIFWGRGLLFPWGLLPFPVPITTVVGRPIPVPHRPNPSQEEVDQYHKLYMEAIENLFEEHKESCGVSPSTHLTFV; encoded by the exons ATGAAGACTCCGAAGAAGCAGACAATAGAAATCGTCAGCGTTTATCACTTTGTATTTACCTATCTCTTCATGG gtctcttcttttctcttctcctcttctttctcctcttcacgTCGTTCTGGTTCCTTTCCGTTCTCTACCTGATATGGCTTTATGTAGACTGGGACACACCAGAACGAG GCGGTCGGCGCTTTGAGTGCATGAGGAACTGGAAAGTTTGGGAACATTTTAGAGATTACTATCCCATCAGG CTGGTGAAGACAGCAGAATTGCCCCCAGACAGAAACTATGTGTTGGGTTCACATCCTCATGGGATCATATGCGCTGGAAGTTTCTGTAATTTTGCCACCGAGAGCAACGGCTTTTCCCGTCAATTCCCTGGTATTCGTCCTTTCCTGGCTGGTCTGGCCGGCCTTTTTCGACTCCCGGTATACCGAGACTATCTCATGAGCTGTG GTGCGTGCCCAGTGAGCCGTCAGAGCCTGGACTTCGTGTTGTCGGGGCCCCAACGTGGCCAGGCTGTGATCATCTTGGTCGGGGGCGCTAATGAATCATTGTATGGGGTCCCAGGAGAACACTGCCTCACCCTACTTAATCGCAAGGGATTCGTGCGCCTAGCTCTGAGGCATGG AGCCTTCCTAGTTCCTGTATACTCCTTTGGGGAGAATGAACTCTTCACACAAGCATCATTTGGGATTGGAACCTGGCAGAGGGCTTTGCAGACAGCCTTCAAGAATATCTTGGGCTTTGCTCCCTGTATATTCTGGGGTCGGGGTCTCCTCTTCCCCTGGGGGCTCTTACCTTTTCCTGTGCCTATTACCACTGTTG tTGGCCGCCCCATCCCAGTCCCCCATCGTCCAAATCCCAGTCAAGAGGAGGTTGACCAGTATCACAAACTCTACATGGAAGCCATAGAAAATTTGTTTGAGGAGCACAAAGAAAGCTGTGGGGTCTCTCCTTCCACCCATCTCACTTTTGTCTAG